Below is a genomic region from Streptomyces sp. RPA4-2.
ACCGGCAGACCATCGCCTCTCTCGCGCGGGCGACCGAGATCGCCGGCTACACCCCGGCGGGGCACGCCCGCAGAGTGGCCGCGCTCAGCCGTGCCGTCGGGCGTGAGCTGGGACTCTCCGAGCCCGATCTGACCGTTCTGGAGTACGCGGCCCTGATGCACGACATCGGACAGCTCAGCCTCGTCGACCCGGTCCCGGCCGGCGCGACCTCCGCGCTCTCCGCCGAGGAACAGCGCCGTATCGCCCTCCTCGGCGGCGCGGTCGTACGCCAGACCGGGGTGGACGCCGAGGTCGCGGTGGTGGTGGAGCGGCAGGCCGACCCCTACCGGGAGCAGCCGGTGAGCGCGCGGATCGTCCGCACGGTGAACGCTTACGAGGAGCTGGCCAGGGAAGCAGGGCCGGGAGGGCCCCTGACCGCCCTGGAGAAGCTGCGGCTGGCCACGGCCCGCGACCATCAGCCCGAAGTCGTGGAGTCGCTGGCCAGGGTCCTGTTGCGGGGCAGCCTTACCCTGCCCCAGGCTGGGTAACCCATGGGTAATGAGCGGGCGTCCGACGGTACGTGGTTGGATGCGAGGAAGAGGGTGTTCGGGGGCACGGGCCAGCCCGTGGCCGCACTGTCTTCAAGGGACTCTTCGAGCGACCGGCAGGCGGGAATCGCAAGGAACTGGCAGGCGGGAATCGTGAGGATCTTCGGCAAGGGACGACACCGGCCCTCCGCCTCATGGCGGCAGGCCACCGACCGTGCGTTCACGCTGATCGGTGACGGCCGGTACGAGGACGCGGGAGCGCTGCTGACACGCGCCGCGGACCTGGAGCCGTGGCTGTCCGAGTCCTGGTTCAACCTGGCTCTGCTGCACAAGTTCCGGCACGACTGGGAGCAGGCCAGGGCGGCCGGTCTGCGGGCCGTCGCGCTCCTGGACCGGGAGGCGGGCGCCCCCGACTGGTGGAACGTCGGCATCGCCGCCACCGCCCTGCAGGACTGGCCGCTGGCCCGCCGCGCCTGGCAGGCGTACGGGCTGCGGGTGCCCGGCGGAGCCGCCGTCTCCGGCGAGCCGGCCGGCATGGACCTCGGCAGCGCGGCGGTACGGCTGTCGCCGGAGGGCGAGGCCGAGGTCGTGTGGGGCCGCAGGCTCGATCCGGCCCGGATCGAGGTCCTGTCCATTCCGCTTCCGTCCTCCGGGCGGCGCTGGGGCGAGGTCGTCCTGCACGACGGAGTGCCGCACGGCGAGCGGACCACCGTCGTCGGGCACGCCTACCCCGTCTTCGACGAGATCGAGCTGTGGGCTCCGTCCCCGGTGCCCACCTGGGTCGTCCTGCTGGAGGCGGCCACCGAGGAGGACCGGGACGCCCTGGAGCAGCTCGCGGCCGACGCCGGCTTCGCCGCCGAGGACTGGTCGTCCTCCGTACGGCTGCTGTGCCGGATGTGCTCCGAGTCCCGGATGCCGTCCGACGAGGGCGACGGCGAGCATCTCGACCCGCACGACCACAGTGAGCCCGGTCACCCGGGCCCGCTCGGCCACCGCACCGACGGGCAGCTGTGGGTGCCCGAGCGGGAGTGCGGGCTCGCGGCACCGGCCTCGCTGGTGCGCGGACTGCTCGACGGCTGGGTCGCCGACAGCCCCGACTCCCGGGACTGGCGGGACCTCGAAGAGGTCTGCTAGCCGGGTTCCGCCGGGCGCGGACGCCTGCCGAGGGGTGCGCGCGGCCCCGTAGGCTGTACGCCGCAGCACTCTCATGGATTCCAGGAAGGCGTACGTCGGTCATGGCGCAGCAGGACACCGAACAGCAGCACGCGGGCGTGCTCCCCGTGGACGACGAGGGTTTCGTCATCGACACCGAGGACTGCGAGGAGCGTGAGGCGGCCTACCGCGAGCCCGGCACCTCGCGGCCGATCACGGTCGTCGGCAACCCGGTGCTCCACAAGGAGTGCGAGGACGTCACGGAGTTCGACGACGAGCTCGGCCGGCTGGTCGCCGACATGTTCGCCAGCCAGCGCACCGCCGAGGGCGTGGGCCTGGCCGCCAACCAGATCGGCGTCGACCTGAAGGTCTTCGTGTACGACTGCCAGGACGACGAGGGCACGCGGCACGTCGGGGTCGTCTGCAACCCCGTCCTCGTCGACCTGCCCGCCGACCGGCGTCAGTTGGACGAGAGCAACGAGGGCTGCCTGTCCGTGCCGACCGCCTACGCGCCGCTGGCCCGCCCGGACTACGCCGAGGTCACCGGGCAGGACGAGAAGGGCAACCCGGTCAAGGTGCGGGGCACCGGCTACTTCGCGCGCTGCCTCCAGCACGAGACCGACCACCTCTACGGCTACCTCTACATCGACCGGCTCTCCAAGCGTGAACGCAAGGACGCGCTGCGGCAGATGTCCGAGAACGAGCCGCGTTACCCGATCGTCGCGAACGACTGAGCCGCGGCCGTGAACGGCTGAGACAGAAAACGACAGACGGGGCCCGCGATCTTCCGTGGGTTCCACGCGAACGGCGCCTGGTCGGGGAGCTCCCTGACCAGGCGCCGTTCGTATGTGCGTCGCACGTTCGATCCCCTGCGCTCCTCTAATGATCCATATCCAGTCACACAAGGGGGGATTCTCGGCACTCTCCGGTAGTGAGTGGAGCAAATCCATTCCCAGAACAGTCAGTTGTGGTGCTGAATGGGAAGTGCGGGGATACGCAACGGCGCACGCCCGGCACGACGAGAGGGGCGTAGCGCAACTGGCGGCTGAGAGGGGTTTGTTCGTGCATGCTTTCTCACACGGCACTTCATCGACACCGACCGCGGTCGCGGTTCCACCGGCGCTCTCACTCCCGGTGATCGAGGCCGAGTTTCCCCGTCACCTGCATCCGTATTGGCCCAGGCTCCAGGAGAACACACGTTCGTGGCTCCGGGAAAAACGGCTCATGCCTGCCGACAAGGTCCAGGAATATGCCGACGGCCTTTGCTATACGGACTTGATGGCGGGCTACTACATTGGCGCGCCCGACGAGGTCATGCAGGCGATAGCGGACTACAGCGCGTGGTTCTTCGTCTGGGACGACCGGCACGACCGGGACGTCGTCCACGGCAGGCCGGCGGCCTGGCGGAGGCTCAGGTTCCAGCTCCATGAGGCGCTCGACTCCCCCCGGGAACACCTGTATCACCCGGATCCCCTGGTCGCGGGGTTCGCGGACAGCGTGGTGCGGCTGTACTCGTTCCTGGGCGAGAAGTGGAACGCGCGCTTCGCACGGCACTTCCACGCGGTGATCGAGGCATACGACCGGGAATTCAGGAACCGTACCTCCGGAACCGTTCCCACGGTCGAGGAATATCTCCAGCTCCGGCGGCTCACCTTCGCCCACTGGATCTGGACCGATCTCCTGGAGACGAGCGCGGGCTATGAACTGCCCGCCGCCGTGCGGAACAGTTCCGTATATCGGCGGGCGGCCCTGCTGAGTCAGGAATTCGCCGCCTGGTACAACGATCTCTGTTCGCTCCCGAAGGAAATAGCGGGCGACGAGGTGCACAATCTCGGAATCAGTCTCATTCATCACGAGGGGCTGACTCTCGAGGGCGCCGTCACGGACATGCGGCAGCGAGTCGAGGAATGCGTCACCGAATTCCTCGAGGCGGAAGAGGAACTCGACGAGTTCGCCGACTCGCTCGCGGACGGCTCCGTGCGCGGAAAGGAACTGAGCGACGCGGTGAAGTCCTGCCTCGGCAATATGCGGAACTGGTTCAGCTCCGTGTACTGGTTCCACCACGAGTCCGGCCGGTACACCGTCGACAGCTGGGACGACCGCTCCACACCCCCGTACGTCAACAACGAAGCGGCAGGTGAGTCATGACCGTCGAGTCCGTAAGGCC
It encodes:
- the def gene encoding peptide deformylase, translating into MAQQDTEQQHAGVLPVDDEGFVIDTEDCEEREAAYREPGTSRPITVVGNPVLHKECEDVTEFDDELGRLVADMFASQRTAEGVGLAANQIGVDLKVFVYDCQDDEGTRHVGVVCNPVLVDLPADRRQLDESNEGCLSVPTAYAPLARPDYAEVTGQDEKGNPVKVRGTGYFARCLQHETDHLYGYLYIDRLSKRERKDALRQMSENEPRYPIVAND
- the cyc1 gene encoding epi-isozizaene synthase, with product MHAFSHGTSSTPTAVAVPPALSLPVIEAEFPRHLHPYWPRLQENTRSWLREKRLMPADKVQEYADGLCYTDLMAGYYIGAPDEVMQAIADYSAWFFVWDDRHDRDVVHGRPAAWRRLRFQLHEALDSPREHLYHPDPLVAGFADSVVRLYSFLGEKWNARFARHFHAVIEAYDREFRNRTSGTVPTVEEYLQLRRLTFAHWIWTDLLETSAGYELPAAVRNSSVYRRAALLSQEFAAWYNDLCSLPKEIAGDEVHNLGISLIHHEGLTLEGAVTDMRQRVEECVTEFLEAEEELDEFADSLADGSVRGKELSDAVKSCLGNMRNWFSSVYWFHHESGRYTVDSWDDRSTPPYVNNEAAGES